A stretch of the Salarias fasciatus chromosome 3, fSalaFa1.1, whole genome shotgun sequence genome encodes the following:
- the LOC115385999 gene encoding serine/arginine repetitive matrix protein 2 — protein sequence MPTAKGKGGAAAHRYRPASEYDDATLAQKREYWRNKKREQRARLSERRGKPAHASQGETPPRLNAPAGANSCLSDAISVSCSPLKGNDSFSCAPHSQNTEVGILFKDNESQDGKWLQAAELGEVLPPLPASHPVSAKPAGGNTAALKHPAVRGALRMAVTSAASSGSQPNTSSSVPPVRATPTLNGSSTTAAPQPFVSMQGAFVPKPQDKAQTTPPAQPRGSPTRVTAGIAPVSSPCGPGSIKTEGTTVSPPPQAGTSALVVAQRAKGNAHPSLESEEEKAAKRREIWRIKKREQRAKLAARLPKNRERERGAEAALHEETAPGSRGRMVLHPCQPGLRGPIQRRRAGPVACSSVKQERDELQSGAAAVAVGNLQRDPAKSPHGNHIMQSIPVDGALVRRRLDSLRKPQNHVYLNSVTRGMARCKTPRQRFIDAQKTFMHLRNLRCKSPFVSSVFGPRGMPRIDPNDTPEQIIAKRREYWRLKKREQRAKLSVEVKARLKEKDSLMRRVKRYQHILEEMRKARAPARSVGGALTHASETIGGFIKEDGTLTVNIPQNPANYVSATNKSEEVCRVVPKNQPTAKHRGVGPVRVKPPPSSLGPPQVKVSFPLAGQSANKPPSLLSIRPHAHLESTTLPDPQPLAVQSAGQLTLSHPHTAQDSLSPGPAAGPAAGPALGGCVMKMAVSCSAPSLPGLSLDPGLTEEVKMAKKREYWRMKKREQRAARAFCLKQGVFQSRAFSALQRIKAQKQAPVPPVPLCPVSCPASAQPLPPDGASVTPEVKQEGRSLPAPDLSSQPDPAVCPDVKPPPPSPPPPELDPALTADSQATTLLAVASMKKLLEESLSTVTDGSQTDIKVEASDEASDEDIKPHLPQLFLDSDDMSPVTADLTLQMRDWQPEDGDVDGDVAQEPISPQLDQSFFIGETSPPLPPTCESSSQTPSSFILTPDGPSSPHLHLENSPETPGLHGVPAASPDRRQDEPQRRPPDGGPPPPPAQSSLQRKREYWKLMKRQQRARLKAHQKDRSRESSQRTRPRNTRTPGLVTIMPKQPVAPPPLAAAAAGSIPAVLLVSRPAVPAPRSPDSLLQLPSPGTDGNSAALQLSPVKEWTCPPEWTCEGADAAPSPPTLKPPDNPLSSINLQPIEPPGPSPPAVLSPIRIPSPQPQSPAHTLPSPPARPPPASTLAPPKPVPGESQEDFLRRKREYWRIKKKEQRARKASQQKDSPPKMASSSSSRPVLLPAEDPHPQDCEQWAESEDPQRIMSVAMDGGPGGFSYTDYPVPAGDEPDVLFSELDGAGGDEAPVSDGVWRSRYLMDHDPLNQLLVCMVCGELQYSHGLEGVRAHIDEAHPHTLGLDPAHRRRILEAWDEQVSRRERFFTSQLQQHGGALADSQRN from the exons ATGCCAACCGCAAAAGGTAAAGGTGGCGCGGCAGCCCACCGCTATCGACCGGCCTCGGAGTACGACGACGCCACGCTGGCTCAGAAGAGGGAGTACTGGAGGAACAAGAAGCGAGAGCAGAGGGCCCGGCTGTCGGAGCGCAGAGGGAAGCCAGCGCACGCCAGCCAGGGCGAAACGCCTCCACGCCTAAATGCCCCGGCGGGGGCAAATTCCTGTTTGTCAGACGCTATTTCTGTTTCGTGCTCTCCTCTGAAGGGTAATGATTCGTTCAGTTGTGCACCACATAGTCAAAATACTGAGGTGGGCATTTTGTTCAAAGACAATGAAAGCCAGGACGGCAAGTGGCTTCAGGCGGCTGAGCTTGGCGAGGTATTGCCGCCGCTACCAGCTTCTCACCCCGTCTCCGCCAAGCCTGCTGGGGGCAACACAGCCGCCCTGAAGCACCCGGCTGTCCGGGGTGCTTTGCGCATGGCCGTCACCTCAGCCGCATCCAGTGGATCCCAGCCGAACACCAGTTCCTCAGTGCCTCCTGTCAGAGCCACCCCAACCCTCAATGGCAGCTCCACTACAGCAGCGCCTCAGCCATTTGTGTCTATGCAGGGCGCATTCGTGCCCAAACCCCAAGATAAGGCACAAACCACGCCGCCCGCTCAGCCCAGAGGCTCACCCACCAGGGTAACCGCCGGCATCGCTCCGGTGTCTTCTCCATGTGGCCCGGGTTCTATCAAAACAGAGGGCACCACCGTGAGCCCACCCCCTCAAGCCGGAACGAGTGCCTTGGTCGTCGCACAGAGGGCTAAAGGCAACGCACACCCGTCCCTGGAGTCCGAGGAGGAGAAAGCGGCCAAACGGCGGGAGATCTGGCGCATCAAAAAGCGAGAGCAGAGGGCAAAGCTGGCGGCCCGGCTGCCCAAAAACCGAGAGAGGGAGCGGGGTGCGGAGGCGGCACTTCACGAGGAGACTGCACCGGGTTCCAGAGGCAGAATGGTTCTTCATCCGTGTCAGCCAGGTCTGAGAGGGCCGATCCAGAGACGCCGGGCCGGCCCAGTGGCGTGCTCGTCTGTCAAACAGGAGCGAGATGAACTGCAAAGTGGAGCAGCGGCTGTAGCTGTCGGGAACCTGCAGAGGGACCCGGCGAAGTCACCCCACGGGAATCACATCATGCAGTCGATCCCAGTTGATGGCGCGTTGGTCAGGAGGCGGCTCGATTCTCTGCGAAAGCCTCAAAACCATGTGTATCTTAATAGCGTTACCCGCGGGATGGCCCGGTGTAAAACGCCCAGGCAAAGATTCATCGACGCCCAGAAGACCTTCATGCATCTGAGGAACCTCAGATGTAAGTCCCCCTTTGTGTCTTCGGTGTTCGGTCCCAGAGGTATGCCCAGAATTGACCCCAACGACACACCTGAGCAGATCATAGCCAAACGGCGAGAGTACTGGCGGCTGAAGAAGCGTGAGCAGCGAGCGAAGCTGTCGGTGGAGGTGAAGGCCCGACTGAAAGAGAAAGACTCCCTGATGCGGAGAGTGAAACGTTACCAGCATATACTGGAGGAGATGCGGAAGGCCAGAGCGCCCGCCCGCTCAGTAGGGGGCGCCCTCACCCACGCCTCCGAGACTATCGGAGGGTTCATCAAGGAAGACGGGACTCTGACGGTCAACATACCCCAGAATCCCGCAAACTACGTCTCTGCCACCAACAAAAGTGAGGAAGTATGCCGCGTGGTTCCGAAGAATCAGCCGACTGCTAAACACAGAGGCGTCGGTCCGGTCCGGGTAAAGCCCCCTCCGTCTTCACTCGGCCCTCCTCAGGTGAAAGTCTCGTTTCCTCTCGCTGGACAGTCGGCCAACAAGCCTCCGTCGTTACTGTCCATCAGACCACATGCTCATCTGGAAAGCACAACTCTCCCAGACCCACAGCCGTTAGCGGTGCAGAGCGCCGGCCAGCTCACGCTCAGCCACCCTCACACGGCCCAGGACTCGCTTTCCCCCGGGCCGGCGGCGGGCCCGGCGGCGGGCCCGGCGCTCGGCGGCTGCGTCATGAAGATGGCCGTGTCGTGCAGCGCGCCCTCGCTGCCGGGCCTGTCTCTGGATCCGGGGCTGACGGAGGAGGTGAAGATGGCTAAGAAGAGGGAGTACTGGAGGATGAAGAAACGCGAGCAGCGAGCGGCTCGTGCTTTCTGTCTCAAGCAAGGTGTCTTCCAGTCCAgggccttcagtgccctgcagaGGATCAAGGCTCAGAAGCAAGCACCAGTCCCTCCCGTGCCTCTGTGTCCCGTCAGCTGCCCAGCGAGCGCACAGCCTCTTCCCCCCGACGGCGCGTCGGTGACGCCCGAGGTGAAGCAGGAGGGCCGGTCTCTGCCGGCGCCGGACCTCAGCTCCCAGCCAGACCCCGCCGTCTGTCCAGATGTCAAACCCCCcccgccgtcgccgccgccgccggagctgGACCCCGCTCTGACTGCGGACAGCCAGGCCACCACGCTGCTGGCCGTGGCCTCCATGAAGAAGCTCCTGGAGGAGTCGCTCAGCACCGTGACCGACGGCAGTCAGACGGACATCAAGGTGGAGGCGAGCGACGAGGCCTCGGACGAGGACATCAAGCCACATTTACCTCAGCTGTTCCTGGACAGCGACGACATGTCCCCCGTCACCGCGGACCTGACTCTGCAGATGAGGGACTGGCAGCCAGAGGACGGGGACGTGGACGGGGACGTGGCGCAAGAGCCAATCAGCCCTCAGCTCGACCAGTCGTTTTTCATCGGCGAGACGTCTCCACCGCTTCCTCCCACCTGCGAGAGCTCAtcccagaccccctccagcttcATCCTGACCCCCGACGGGCCGTCCTCTCCACACCTTCACCTCGAGAACTCTCCAGAAACACCGGGGCTCCACGGCGTCCCGGCTGCGTCCCCGGACCGGCGGCAGGACGAGCCGCAGCGGCGCCCGCCGGACGgcggtccgccgccgccgccggcgcagagcagcctgcagaggaagagggagtACTGGAAGCTGATGAAGAGGCAGCAGAGAGCCCGGCTCAAGGCCCACCAGAAGGACCGCAGCAGGGAGTCCAGCCAGCGGACACGTCCCAGAAACACCAGG ACTCCGGGCCTCGTCACCATCATGCCCAAACAGCCggtggctcctcctcctctcgccgccgccgccgccggcagcaTCCCGGCCGTCCTGCTGGTGTCTCGGCCCGCCGTCCCAGCCCCGCGGTCCCCCgactccctcctccagctgccgtcCCCCGGCACCGACGGGAACTCTGCGGCTCTCCAGCTTTCGCCGGTCAAAGAGTGGACGTGTCCGCCGGAGTGGACGTGTGAGGGCGCGGACGCGGCGCCGTCCCCGCCCACCCTGAAGCCCCCGGACAACCCGCTGTCCAGCATCAACCTGCAGCCCATCGAACCCCCGGGACCGAGCCCACCCGCCGTCCTCAGCCCCATCAGGATCCCCAGCCCCCAGCCGCAAAGCCCCGCCCACACGCTGCCCTCCCCCCCCGCCAGGCCGCCACCCGCGAGCACCTTGGCCCCCCCGAAGCCCGTCCCGGGCGAGTCCCAGGAGGACTTCCTCCGCAGGAAGAGGGAGTACTGGAGGATcaagaagaaggagcagagagcCAGGAAGGCCAGTCAGCAGAAGGACAGCCCCCCAAAGAtggcgtccagcagcagcagccggcccgTCCTGCTGCCCGCCGAGGACCCCCACCCACAG GACTGCGAGCAGTGGGCGGAGTCTGAGGACCCCCAGCGAATCATGAG CGTGGCGATGGACGGCGGCCCGGGAGGATTCTCGTACACGGACTACCCGGTGCCGGCGGGAG acgAGCCGGACGTCCTGTTCTCGGAGCTGGACGGCGCCGGCGGGGACGAGGCCCCCGTGTCGGACGGCGTGTGGCGGAGCCGCTACCTCATGGACCACGACCCGCTCAACCAGCTGCTGGTGTGCATGGTGTGCGGCGAGCTGCAGTACTCCCACGGCCTGGAGGGGGTCCGGGCCCACATCGACGAGGCCCACCCCCACACCCTCGGCCTGGACCCCGCCCACCGCCGCCGCATCCTGGAGGCCTGGGACGAGCAGGTGTCCCGCAGGGAGCGCTTCTTCAccagccagctgcagcagcacgggGGGGCGCTGGCag ACAGCCAGAGGAACTGA
- the senp3b gene encoding sentrin-specific protease 3b, whose product MRDSGGSLAQNRWQGDLGLTAVGQDDAGGGGIPGDHLIVPVSGHSVSSPMHLRLGQKEKAWTGEYVEDDEEEEEEEEDGMGGIEAIADDEDEEEEEVNNLHGGAAGEFESKGWAHPDEEEEEEEELEEDGEQGEMDWEIPEFPSPCAQHPPSQQQQLDDPQQRAARAAEADLASRAEAGDRFDSPLGGYRALRRRRRLQRVRPPAGLGSRLTRHWRSWRQRARWMCSLGNRWSRRGQRCSLYGKQRRTRRHQQSPYSEEDDAHEEPFRLSDRDKQMNGSSSEKQEHRERRDLDVKPVELSLTEEHTSCVSGILEESLQQYGSLIPVHVDDIVERLQDMFSENFSQPHRKAMIQHLIQSFQRSSGSAMAKTFRVNYKRHVLTMDDLGTLYGQNWLNDQIMNMYGDLVMDSVPDKVHFFNSFFYDKLRTKGYDGVKRWTKNVDIFQKDLLLIPIHLEVHWSLVSVDIRGRAITYFDSQRTLNRRCPKHIFKYLQAEAIKKEQRDFLTGWKGFFKMNVGRQNNDSDCGAFVLQYCKCLALGQPFGFGQQDMPRLRRQMYKELCHCKLSL is encoded by the exons ATGCGAGACAGTGGCGGGAGCCTGGCCCAGAACCGCTGGCAGGGAGACCTGGGTCTGACCGCTGTGGGCCAGGACGACGCCGGAGGAG GTGGGATTCCCGGGGACCACCTCATCGTGCCGGTGTCGGGCCACAGCGTGTCCAGCCCCATGCACCTCCGGCTCGGCCAGAAAGAGAAGGCGTGGACCGGAGAGTATGTGGAGgacgacgaagaggaggaggaggaggaggaggacgggatgGGAGGGATCGAAGCTATagctgatgatgaagatgaagaagaggaggaagtaaACAACCTGCATGGAGGAGCAGCGGGTGAGTTTGAGAGCAAAGGCTGGGCTCACcctgacgaggaggaggaggaggaggaggaactggaggaggacggagagcaGGGGGAGATGGATTGGGAGATTCCGGAGTTCCCCTCGCCGTGCGCCCAGCACCCCccctcgcagcagcagcagctggacgacCCGCAGCAGAGGGCGGCGAGGGCCGCCGAGGCGGACCTGGCGTCCCGGGCCGAGGCCGGGGACCGGTTCGACTCCCCCCTGGGCGGGTACCGCgccctgcggcggcggcggcgcctgcAGCGGGTCCGGCCCCCCGCCGGCCTGGGCTCCCGGCTCACCCGGCACTGGAGGAGCTGGCGCCAGCGCGCCCGCTGGATGTGCTCGCTGGGGAACCGGTGGAGCCGGAGAGGACAGAGGTGCAGCCTGTACGGCAAGCAGAGGAGGACGAGACGGCATCAGCAGTCGCCCTACTCCGAGGAGGACGACGCCCACGAGGAGCCCTTCCGTCTGTCTGACAGAG ATAAGCAGATGAATGGCTCGTCCTCGGAGAAGCAGGAGCACAGGGAGAGGCGGGACCTGGACGTCAAACCCGTGGAGCTGTCCCTGACGGAGGAACACACCAGTTGTGTGAGCG GTATTCTGGAGGAGTCCCTGCAGCAGTATGGCAGTCTGATCCCCGTCCATGTCGACGACATCGTGGAGAGGCTTCAGGACATGTTCAGCGAGAACTTCTCACAACCACACAG GAAAGCCATGATCCAGCATCTAATACAGTCCTTCCAGCGCTCGTCGGGCTCGGCCATGGCCAAGACCTTCAGAGTCAACTACAAACGCCACGTCCTGACCATGGACGACCTGGGGACCCTGTACGGACAGAACTGGCTCAACGACCAG ATCATGAACATGTACGGAGACCTGGTCATGGACTCGGTGCCAGACAAG GTCCACTTCTTCAACAGCTTCTTCTACGACAAGCTGCGGACGAAAGGCTACGACGGAGTCAAGCGGTGGACCAAGAAT GTGGACATCTTCCAGAAGGACCTGCTGTTGATCCCCATCCACCTGGAGGTCCACTGGTCCCTGGTCAGCGTGGACATCCGCGGCAGAGCCATCACGTACTTCGACTCTCAGCGGACGCTCAACAGGAGATGCCCCAAG CACATTTTCAAGTATCTTCAAGCTGAAGCCATCAAGAAGGAGCAGCGGGACTTCCTGACGGGCTGGAAAGGCTTTTTCAAAATG AATGTAGGTCGCCAGAACAACGACAGCGACTGTGGAGCGTTCGTGCTGCAG tactgCAAGTGTCTGGCTCTGGGCCAGCCGTTCGGCTTCGGCCAGCAGGACATGCCCCGCCTCCGCAGGCAAATGTACAAGGAACTGTGTCACTGCAAGCTCAGTCTGTGA